One genomic region from Gemmatimonadetes bacterium SCN 70-22 encodes:
- a CDS encoding adenylosuccinate synthase: MFDSKTRTVVVVGAQWGDEGKGKLVDVIAEKADWVVRYQGGANAGHTVHIGDDSFVLHQIPSGILHPGVRCAIGNGVVLDPETLFTEIDELVKDGIDVEGRLYVSDRAHLVMPYHKLVDSESQASKAIGTTGRGIGPCYEDKVGRRGVRVIDLKHMDQLRPLVQQGVETANMRLARYGSSKRASVDETMERLEALAPRLTALSDDLGLALHRATKSGAAILLEGAQGSLLDVDHGTYPFVTSSSTTVGGAATGAGISPMALHAALGVVKAYTTRVGNGPLPTELDEPLASEVRKLGNEFGATTGRPRRCGWFDAVVVRYAVRVNGLTDLAVTKLDVLDTLGTVGICTGYRVGEVVYDEFPADITELDALQPVYEWFPGWKRSTADARSLADLPREARAYLDRIEALVDAPIRFVSVGTRRDQIIETTAAER, encoded by the coding sequence ATGTTCGACTCGAAGACACGCACCGTCGTGGTGGTCGGCGCCCAATGGGGCGACGAGGGAAAGGGGAAGCTCGTCGACGTGATCGCCGAGAAGGCCGATTGGGTCGTGCGCTACCAGGGGGGGGCGAACGCCGGGCACACGGTGCACATCGGCGACGACTCCTTCGTCCTGCACCAGATCCCGTCGGGGATCCTGCACCCCGGGGTGCGCTGCGCCATCGGGAACGGGGTCGTGTTGGACCCCGAGACACTCTTCACCGAGATCGACGAGCTGGTGAAGGACGGGATCGACGTGGAGGGGCGGCTCTATGTCTCGGACCGGGCGCACCTGGTGATGCCGTACCACAAGCTGGTGGATTCGGAGAGCCAGGCATCGAAGGCGATCGGGACGACGGGGCGCGGGATCGGCCCTTGCTACGAGGACAAGGTGGGACGCCGCGGCGTGCGAGTGATCGATCTCAAGCACATGGACCAGCTGCGCCCGCTCGTGCAGCAGGGGGTGGAGACCGCGAACATGCGGCTGGCACGCTACGGGTCGTCCAAGCGGGCCTCGGTGGACGAGACGATGGAGCGATTGGAGGCGCTGGCGCCGCGGCTCACGGCGCTGTCCGACGACCTGGGGCTGGCGCTGCACCGGGCAACGAAGTCAGGGGCGGCGATCCTCCTCGAGGGGGCGCAGGGGTCGCTCCTCGACGTGGACCATGGGACGTACCCGTTCGTGACGTCGAGCAGCACGACGGTCGGCGGGGCGGCGACCGGTGCCGGGATCTCGCCGATGGCGCTGCACGCCGCGTTAGGCGTGGTGAAGGCGTACACGACGCGCGTGGGGAACGGCCCGCTCCCCACCGAGCTCGACGAGCCGCTGGCGAGCGAGGTGCGGAAGCTGGGGAACGAGTTCGGCGCCACGACGGGGCGCCCGCGGCGCTGCGGCTGGTTCGACGCCGTAGTGGTGCGCTACGCGGTGCGGGTGAACGGGTTGACCGACCTGGCGGTGACCAAGCTGGATGTCCTCGACACGCTGGGCACGGTAGGCATCTGCACCGGCTACCGGGTGGGCGAGGTGGTATACGACGAGTTCCCGGCCGACATCACGGAGCTGGACGCGCTGCAGCCGGTGTACGAGTGGTTCCCGGGGTGGAAGCGGTCCACGGCGGACGCGCGGTCGCTGGCCGACCTTCCGCGCGAGGCCCGGGCCTACCTGGACCGCATCGAGGCGCTGGTGGACGCGCCGATTCGCTTCGTCTCGGTGGGGACGCGCCGCGACCAGATCATCGAGACGACGGCCGCGGAGCGCTGA
- a CDS encoding glycine--tRNA ligase produces the protein MPHPDVMDKLVSLSKRRGFIFQSSEIYGGTGSVWDYGPLGVELKKNLKDRWWHAMVRARSDIEGLDAAILMNPRVWEASGHVAGFTDPLVDCKACKARFRADKLEDARCPRKPSKHPGEHTDCQLTEPRLFNLMFKTFMGAVEDSAAVVYLRPETAQGIYVNFLNVQQASRQRVPFGIAQIGKAFRNEITPGNFIFRTREFEQMEMQFFVDPESDHMQWFEYWKAQRMAWHQSLGLREDRLLFHQHTPGELAHYARAAFDIQFDFGGTLGFQEIEGVHHRGDFDLARHQEHSGKRLEYVDQASNRRYVPFVVETSVGADRTTLAVLVNGYREEAVAGEEEGRVVLGLHPSLAPIKAGVFPLTKKDGMPEFADKLANELRPHFPVFLDESGAIGRRYRRQDEIGTPFCVTIDGQTMTDGTVTVRDRDTLAQERIAANAVREYISSRIAIG, from the coding sequence ATGCCCCACCCCGACGTCATGGACAAACTCGTGTCGCTGTCCAAGCGACGCGGCTTCATCTTCCAGTCCTCCGAGATCTATGGGGGGACGGGGTCCGTGTGGGACTACGGCCCGTTAGGCGTCGAGCTCAAGAAGAACCTGAAGGACCGCTGGTGGCACGCGATGGTGCGCGCCCGCAGCGACATCGAGGGGCTGGACGCGGCAATCCTGATGAATCCGCGCGTCTGGGAGGCGTCGGGGCACGTGGCGGGCTTCACCGACCCCCTCGTCGACTGCAAGGCGTGCAAGGCGCGCTTCCGGGCCGACAAGCTCGAGGATGCGCGCTGCCCGCGGAAGCCGAGCAAGCACCCGGGGGAGCACACGGACTGCCAGCTCACCGAGCCGCGCCTCTTCAACCTCATGTTCAAGACGTTCATGGGGGCGGTGGAGGATTCGGCGGCCGTGGTCTACCTGCGGCCGGAGACGGCGCAGGGGATCTACGTCAACTTCCTGAACGTGCAGCAGGCGTCGCGACAGCGCGTCCCCTTCGGCATCGCCCAGATCGGGAAGGCGTTCCGCAACGAGATCACCCCGGGGAACTTCATCTTCCGCACCCGCGAGTTCGAGCAGATGGAGATGCAGTTCTTCGTCGACCCGGAGTCGGACCACATGCAGTGGTTCGAGTACTGGAAGGCGCAGCGCATGGCCTGGCACCAGTCGTTGGGGCTGCGCGAGGACCGGCTCCTCTTCCACCAGCACACGCCGGGGGAGCTGGCGCACTATGCGCGCGCCGCCTTCGACATCCAGTTCGACTTCGGGGGGACGCTCGGCTTCCAGGAGATCGAGGGGGTGCACCATCGCGGGGACTTCGACCTGGCGCGCCATCAGGAGCACTCCGGCAAGCGCCTCGAGTACGTGGACCAGGCGAGCAACCGCCGCTACGTCCCGTTCGTCGTCGAGACGTCGGTGGGAGCCGATCGCACGACGCTCGCCGTGCTCGTCAACGGCTATCGCGAGGAGGCGGTCGCGGGCGAGGAGGAGGGGCGCGTAGTGCTCGGATTGCACCCGTCGCTCGCCCCCATCAAGGCCGGCGTCTTCCCGCTCACCAAGAAGGACGGCATGCCCGAGTTCGCCGACAAGCTGGCGAACGAACTGCGCCCGCACTTCCCCGTCTTCCTCGACGAGAGCGGGGCGATCGGGCGGCGCTACCGCCGGCAGGACGAGATCGGGACGCCGTTCTGCGTCACCATCGACGGCCAGACGATGACCGACGGGACGGTGACCGTGCGCGACCGCGACACGCTGGCGCAGGAGCGTATCGCGGCGAACGCGGTCCGCGAGTACATCAGCAGCCGCATCGCCATCGGCTAG